GGCGTCGCCGGCGAACGCCAGCGCGCTGATGAGCAAGGCGCCCGCCAGCGCCATCTCGGGGTACGAGCGGCGTATCCCGCCGAAGACCCAGCGGCCCAGCCCTCCGGCGCCCACGTACGCGGCGATGGCCGTGATGCCGATGCCCATGACCACGGCCGTCCGCACTCCGGCCAGGATCACCGGCAGCGCCAGGGGCAGGCGCACGCGCCACGTGATCGCGGCGTCGGGCAGGCCCATGGCCCGGGCCGCCTCGATGACGGCCGGGTCCACGCCGCGCAAGCCCACGATGGCGTTGCGCAGGATCGGGAGCACCGAGTAGAGCGCGACGGCCAGGATCGCCGGCGGGCGCCCCACTCCCAGCCCGAGCGATCCCAGGAGCGGGATGAGCAGGCCGAACAGCGCCACCGAGGGCACGGTGGTCAACACGTTGGCGACGCCCAGGGCCACCGCGGCGCCGCGCGGTCGGTCGGCGAACGCGAGGCCCGCGCCGAGGGCGACAACCGCGGCGAGCGGCAACGCCCAGAGCACGACCAGCAGGTGCTGCCAGACGAGTGTCGCGATGTCCTCGCCGTAGGCCTGGAAGAAGGCGAAGGCGGTCAGCGCTCGAAGGTCCCGCTGAGGGTCGCCTTGCCCAGGATCTTGCCGGCCATCGCGCCTTGCACGGCTTCCCACGGGGATTTCGCCGAGAGCCCCGCCAGCTTGGGAATCGAGAGCGCGAAGAGCGTGGCCTCGTACTGGTGAGGGCCGGTACCGGGTGGGGGTTGCGGCCCGCCGTAGCCCGGCCGGCCGAACGAGTTGGCAAGCTCGAATGCGCCGCGCGGCAGCTTGAGCGTGCCGGAGGCGCCTTCCGGCAGCGACGCGGCATCGCCGGGGAGGTCGACCACGACCCAGTGGACCCAGCCCCTGGCGACGGGATGGCGATCGATCAGGGCGAGCGCGAAGCTCTGCGTGCCGCCGGGGACGTTTGACCAGTGGAACTCGGGCGAGCGATTCTCGCCGCCCTTGACGGCCGCCATGGCGTACCGGGCGGGAATCGTCCCCCCGGCCTGATAGGATGCCGATTCGAGCCTGAACATCCTGCCTGCTCCCTCCGCCGGCCCGCCCGCGAGGGCGAGGACGCCGAGAATGGTACCGAAGGTCCTCACGCCCCGACCAGATGCGCCGCGATGGGTTGCACCCACCAGCCGCGCGCTCGGGCCTTGTCCGCGAGACCGCCCAGGCGGCCGTCCGGATCGGGCGGCGCGAGGACCAGGCGGTGGTCGGCCATCTCCAGCATGGGGAAATCCGACATGCTGTCGCCCGCCGCGAAATGCAGGCGCGGCCCCACATGTCTCGCCACCGCCTCGGCCTTGCCGGGGCCGGCGGTCACCACCACGGGTTCGGCCTCGAAGACGCCGTCGCGGATGCCCGGCCGGCTGGCCAGCACGCGTCCCGGCGGGATCCCCAGCCGCGCGGCCCCCGGTTGCACCAGCCAGTCGGGGCTGCCCGAG
Above is a window of Candidatus Tanganyikabacteria bacterium DNA encoding:
- a CDS encoding YbhB/YbcL family Raf kinase inhibitor-like protein; the encoded protein is MFRLESASYQAGGTIPARYAMAAVKGGENRSPEFHWSNVPGGTQSFALALIDRHPVARGWVHWVVVDLPGDAASLPEGASGTLKLPRGAFELANSFGRPGYGGPQPPPGTGPHQYEATLFALSIPKLAGLSAKSPWEAVQGAMAGKILGKATLSGTFER
- a CDS encoding ABC transporter permease, whose product is MGSRARRDGRQDPGQGDPQRDLRALTAFAFFQAYGEDIATLVWQHLLVVLWALPLAAVVALGAGLAFADRPRGAAVALGVANVLTTVPSVALFGLLIPLLGSLGLGVGRPPAILAVALYSVLPILRNAIVGLRGVDPAVIEAARAMGLPDAAITWRVRLPLALPVILAGVRTAVVMGIGITAIAAYVGAGGLGRWVFGGIRRSYPEMALAGALLISALAFAGDAVLAWAQRLAGRRLGLA